In a genomic window of Physeter macrocephalus isolate SW-GA chromosome 14, ASM283717v5, whole genome shotgun sequence:
- the LOC112065480 gene encoding glypican-2-like isoform X3, which yields MLSSAEHSLSLLFHRSFGRLYAQHTPLFSGLFSRLRDYYERSGEGLDDALVDFWAQLLEKMFPLLHPQYIFSPDYLFCLTRLASSADDSLKPFGDSPRRLRLQITRALVAARAFIQGLETGRDVVSETLKMPLSEGCKRAVMRLTGCPLCRGVPSLPPCRGFCLNVAHGCIGSQGLDPDWGAYLDGLLFLAEKIQGPFSFELAAQSIGVKIAEGLMHLQENSVGLSAQVFQECGSPQPAPARARRAPAPREEVGRLWSAAAAEEERPTTAAGASLPRLVWELRERLGRVRGFWAGLPLTVCGDPRVAADLSQEAAPCWTGAGRGRGR from the exons ATGCTCTCATCAGCTGAGCACTCCCTGTCCCTGCTCTTCCACCGCTCCTTCGGCCGCCTGTATGCCCAGCACACCCCCTTGTTCAGTGGCCTGTTCTCTCGGCTACGGGACTACTATGAGAGGTCCGGTGAGGGGTTAGATGATGCCTTGGTGGATTTCTGGGCGCAGCTCCTGGAGAAAATGTTCCCCCTGCTGCACCCACAGTACATCTTCTCCCCTGACTACCTGTTCTGCCTCACGCGCCTGGCGTCTTCTGCTGATGACTCTCTGAAGCCTTTTGGGGACTCCCCCCGCCGCCTCCGCCTGCAG ataACCCGGGCCCTGGTGGCTGCCCGGGCCTTTATCCAGGGCCTGGAGACCGGAAGAGATGTGGTCAGCGAAACGCTTAAG ATGCCGCTGTCCGAAGGCTGCAAGCGGGCTGTGATGCGTCTGACAGGCTGCCCCCTTTGTCGGGGGGTCCCCTCGCTGCCACCCTGCCGGGGCTTCTGCCTCAACGTGGCCCACGGCTGTATCGGCAGCCAGGGACTGGATCCTGACTGGGGGGCCTATCTGG ATGGTCTCCTGTTCCTGGCCGAGAAGATCCAGGGCCCCTTTTCCTTTGAGCTAGCAGCACAGTCCATCGGGGTGAAGATCGCGGAGGGTTTGATGCATCTGCAGGAAAACAGCGTGGGGCTGTCAGCCCAG GTGTTCCAGGAATGCGGGAGCCCCCAACCGGCGCCGGCCCGCGCCCGCCGTGCCCCAGCCCCCCGGGAGGAGGTGGGCCGGCTCTggtcggcggcggcggcggaggaggaGCGGCCCACGACGGCTGCGGGCGCCAGCCTGCCCCGGCTG GTGTGGGAGCTCCGCGAGCGGCTGGGCCGGGTGAGGGGCTTCTGGGCCGGGCTGCCCCTGACAGTGTGCGGGGACCCCCGCGTGGCTGCGGACCTCTCCCAGGAGGCGGCGCCCTGCTGGACCGGAGCTGGGCGGGGCCG AGGACGCTAG
- the LOC112065480 gene encoding glypican-2-like isoform X1, whose translation MLSSAEHSLSLLFHRSFGRLYAQHTPLFSGLFSRLRDYYERSGEGLDDALVDFWAQLLEKMFPLLHPQYIFSPDYLFCLTRLASSADDSLKPFGDSPRRLRLQITRALVAARAFIQGLETGRDVVSETLKMPLSEGCKRAVMRLTGCPLCRGVPSLPPCRGFCLNVAHGCIGSQGLDPDWGAYLDGLLFLAEKIQGPFSFELAAQSIGVKIAEGLMHLQENSVGLSAQVFQECGSPQPAPARARRAPAPREEVGRLWSAAAAEEERPTTAAGASLPRLVWELRERLGRVRGFWAGLPLTVCGDPRVAADLSQEAAPCWTGAGRGRYLSPVVGGPQAGQIDNPELDAEASSPDLQTRRRRLQLRAATTRMKAAALGRDLELEDWGEAPGRREGLAPPGFPRLDPGQPVAPPPCFL comes from the exons ATGCTCTCATCAGCTGAGCACTCCCTGTCCCTGCTCTTCCACCGCTCCTTCGGCCGCCTGTATGCCCAGCACACCCCCTTGTTCAGTGGCCTGTTCTCTCGGCTACGGGACTACTATGAGAGGTCCGGTGAGGGGTTAGATGATGCCTTGGTGGATTTCTGGGCGCAGCTCCTGGAGAAAATGTTCCCCCTGCTGCACCCACAGTACATCTTCTCCCCTGACTACCTGTTCTGCCTCACGCGCCTGGCGTCTTCTGCTGATGACTCTCTGAAGCCTTTTGGGGACTCCCCCCGCCGCCTCCGCCTGCAG ataACCCGGGCCCTGGTGGCTGCCCGGGCCTTTATCCAGGGCCTGGAGACCGGAAGAGATGTGGTCAGCGAAACGCTTAAG ATGCCGCTGTCCGAAGGCTGCAAGCGGGCTGTGATGCGTCTGACAGGCTGCCCCCTTTGTCGGGGGGTCCCCTCGCTGCCACCCTGCCGGGGCTTCTGCCTCAACGTGGCCCACGGCTGTATCGGCAGCCAGGGACTGGATCCTGACTGGGGGGCCTATCTGG ATGGTCTCCTGTTCCTGGCCGAGAAGATCCAGGGCCCCTTTTCCTTTGAGCTAGCAGCACAGTCCATCGGGGTGAAGATCGCGGAGGGTTTGATGCATCTGCAGGAAAACAGCGTGGGGCTGTCAGCCCAG GTGTTCCAGGAATGCGGGAGCCCCCAACCGGCGCCGGCCCGCGCCCGCCGTGCCCCAGCCCCCCGGGAGGAGGTGGGCCGGCTCTggtcggcggcggcggcggaggaggaGCGGCCCACGACGGCTGCGGGCGCCAGCCTGCCCCGGCTG GTGTGGGAGCTCCGCGAGCGGCTGGGCCGGGTGAGGGGCTTCTGGGCCGGGCTGCCCCTGACAGTGTGCGGGGACCCCCGCGTGGCTGCGGACCTCTCCCAGGAGGCGGCGCCCTGCTGGACCGGAGCTGGGCGGGGCCG GTACTTGTCGCCCGTGGTCGGGGGTCCCCAGGCCGGGCAGATCGACAACCCAGAGCTGGATGCGGAAGCCTCGAGCCCCGACCTCCAGACGCGGAGGCGGCGGTTGCAGCTCCGGGCGGCCACGACCAGGATGAAGGCGGCCGCCCTGGGACGCGACCTGGAGCTGGAGGACTGGGGTGAGGCCCCGGGCCGCCGCGAGGGCCTCGCTCCGCCCGGCTTTCCGCGATTGGACCCGGGCCAACCCGTAGCCCCGCCCCCCTGCTTTCTGTAG
- the LOC114487616 gene encoding glypican-2-like, with amino-acid sequence MDGLLFLAEKIQGPFSFELAAQSIGVKIAEGLMHLQENSVGLSAQVFQECGSPQPAPARARRAPAPREEVGRLWSAAAAEEERPTTAAGASLPRLVWELRERLGRVRGFWAGLPLTVCGDPRVAADLSQEAAPCWTGAGRGRYLSPVVGGPQAGQIDNPELDAEASSPDLQTRRRRLQLRAATTRMKAAALGRDLELEDWEDASGSGQGQHYADDWMAGAAAVAPPARPPRPPRRDGAGGKGGGVIIRHSQDRSRTGGTSVSFHTQPLLILFLSALALLGPR; translated from the exons ATGG ATGGTCTCCTGTTCCTGGCCGAGAAGATCCAGGGCCCCTTTTCCTTTGAGCTAGCAGCACAGTCCATCGGGGTGAAGATCGCGGAGGGTTTGATGCATCTGCAGGAAAACAGCGTGGGGCTGTCAGCCCAG GTGTTCCAGGAATGCGGGAGCCCCCAACCGGCGCCGGCCCGCGCCCGCCGTGCCCCAGCCCCCCGGGAGGAGGTGGGCCGGCTCTggtcggcggcggcggcggaggaggaGCGGCCCACGACGGCTGCGGGCGCCAGCCTGCCCCGGCTG GTGTGGGAGCTCCGCGAGCGGCTGGGCCGGGTGAGGGGCTTCTGGGCCGGGCTGCCCCTGACAGTGTGCGGGGACCCCCGCGTGGCTGCGGACCTCTCCCAGGAGGCGGCGCCCTGCTGGACCGGAGCTGGGCGGGGCCG GTACTTGTCGCCCGTGGTCGGGGGTCCCCAGGCCGGGCAGATCGACAACCCAGAGCTGGATGCGGAAGCCTCGAGCCCCGACCTCCAGACGCGGAGGCGGCGGTTGCAGCTCCGGGCGGCCACGACCAGGATGAAGGCGGCCGCCCTGGGACGCGACCTGGAGCTGGAGGACTGGG AGGACGCTAGCGGCTCTGGACAGGGACAGCACTATGCGGATGACTGGATGGCTGGGGCAGCAGCTGTGGCCCCCCCGGCCCGGCCTCCTCGCCCTCCTCGAAGGGATGGTGCTGGGGGCAAAGGAGGAGGTGTCATTATCCGCCACAGCCAAGACAGGAGCAGGACTGGAGGGACGTCTGTCAGTTTTCACACCCAACCCCTCCTCATTCTCTTCCTCTCAGCCCTGGCCCTGCTTGGACCTCGATAA
- the GAL3ST4 gene encoding galactose-3-O-sulfotransferase 4, which translates to MSVSSSLQVLQVMPSDSFFFSIVRDPAALARSAFSYYKSTSSAFRKSPSLAAFLDNPRAFYHPGARGDHYARNLLWFDFGLPSPPEMRTERGSPHPPRDPNLPQLPSGVGPRAHASDPSALLHPVPTVADGHSQTSSSASLDWGSSSFIQWHLAWLDSVFDLVLVAEYFDESLVLLADALCWGLDDVVGFMHNAQAGGGQGGRAVGDGGLTAEDRQLSARARAWNNLDWALYVHFNRSLWARIKQYGQSRLDSAVAELRARREALAKHCLVGGEALDPKYITDRRFRPFQFGSGKVLGYVLRRGLSPQDREECERLATPELRYKDKLDAKQFPHTVSAPLKTSRLPSP; encoded by the coding sequence ATGTCTGTTTCGTCTTCTCTGCAGGTACTTCAGGTCATGCCTTCTGacagcttcttcttttccattgtcCGAGACCCAGCGGCTCTGGCCCGCTCTGCCTTCTCCTACTATAAATCCACATCATCGGCTTTCCGCAAATCACCATCCTTGGCTGCCTTCCTGGACAATCCCCGAGCCTTCTACCATCCCGGGGCCCGTGGGGACCACTACGCACGCAACTTGCTGTGGTTCGACtttggcctcccctctcccccagagaTGAGGACCGAGAGGGGGAGTCCTCATCCCCCCAGAGATCCCAACCTGCCGCAGCTGCCTTCTGGTGTCGGCCCGCGAGCCCACGCCTCGGATCCCAGTGCTCTCCTCCATCCCGTCCCCACTGTCGCTGATGGTCACAGCCAGAcatccagctctgcctctttaGATTGGGGGTCTTCATCCTTCATCCAGTGGCACCTGGCCTGGCTGGACTCTGTCTTTGACCTGGTCTTGGTGGCCGAGTACTTTGACGAGTCATTGGTCCTGCTGGCAGATGCCCTGTGCTGGGGTCTAGATGACGTGGTGGGCTTCATGCACAATGCTCAggctggaggtgggcagggcggAAGAGCTGTCGGCGATGGTGGACTGACTGCTGAGGACAGGCAGCTGTCTGCACGGGCCCGAGCCTGGAACAACCTGGACTGGGCTCTCTATGTTCACTTCAACCGCAGCTTGTGGGCCCGGATAAAGCAATACGGCCAGAGCCGGCTGGACAGTGCTGTGGCGGAGCTCCGGGCTCGCCGAGAGGCCCTGGCTAAACACTGTCTGGTGGGCGGTGAGGCTTTAGACCCCAAGTACATCACTGACCGGCGCTTCCGCCCTTTCCAGTTTGGGTCAGGTAAGGTTTTGGGTTACGTGCTTCGGCGTGGCCTGAGCCCCCAGGACCGGGAGGAGTGTGAGCGGCTGGCCACCCCTGAGCTACGGTACAAGGACAAGCTAGATGCCAAGCAGTTCCCCCACACAGTCTCTGCGCCCCTCAAGACTTCAAGGCTACCCTCCCCCTAG
- the LOC112065484 gene encoding glypican-2-like isoform X3 has product MRWQTIEKKPDSSKRKDGPQRSAGEGRNFTTRLSTIPSCLLCPGEHLRICPQEYTCCSSEIEQKLTWETEATFRGLVEESGSFLVHTLAARHRRFDEVFREMLSSAEHSLSLLFHRSFGRLYAQHTPLFSGLFSRLRDYYERSGEGLDDALVDFWAQLLEKMFPLLHPQYIFSPDYLFCLTRLASSADDSLKPFGDSPRRLRLQITRALVAARAFIQGLETGRDVVSETLKMPLSEGCKRAVMRLTGCPLCRGVPSLPPCRGFCLNVAHGCIGSQGLDPDWGAYLDGLLFLAEKIQGPFSFELAAQSIGVKIAEGLMHLQENSVGLSAQVFQECGSPQPAPARARRAPAPREEVGRLWSAAAAEEERPTTAAGASLPRLVWELRERLGRVRGFWAGLPLTVCGDPRVAADLSQEAAPCWTGAGRGRGR; this is encoded by the exons ATGAGGTGGCAGACAATAGAAAAGAAACCAGACAGTTCGAAGAGAAAGGATGGCCCCCAGAGAtcagcaggagaaggaaggaatttCACGACACGACTTTCCACCATTCCTTCGTGTCTCCTCTGTCCAGGTGAGCACCTCCGGATCTGTCCCCAGGAGTACACTTGCTGTTCCAGTGAGATAGAGCAGAAGCTGACCTGGGAGACTGAGGCCACCTTCCGAGGCCTGGTGGAAGAGAGCGGCTCCTTCTTGGTTCACACACTGGCTGCCCGGCACAGAAGATTTGATG AGGTTTTTCGGGAGATGCTCTCATCAGCTGAGCACTCCCTGTCCCTGCTCTTCCACCGCTCCTTCGGCCGCCTGTATGCCCAGCACACCCCCTTGTTCAGTGGCCTGTTCTCTCGGCTACGGGACTACTATGAGAGGTCCGGTGAGGGGTTAGATGATGCCTTGGTGGATTTCTGGGCGCAGCTCCTGGAGAAAATGTTCCCCCTGCTGCACCCACAGTACATCTTCTCCCCTGACTACCTGTTCTGCCTCACGCGCCTGGCGTCTTCTGCTGATGACTCTCTGAAGCCTTTTGGGGACTCCCCCCGCCGCCTCCGCCTGCAG ataACCCGGGCCCTGGTGGCTGCCCGGGCCTTTATCCAGGGCCTGGAGACCGGAAGAGATGTGGTCAGCGAAACGCTTAAG ATGCCGCTGTCCGAAGGCTGCAAGCGGGCTGTGATGCGTCTGACAGGCTGCCCCCTTTGTCGGGGGGTCCCCTCGCTGCCACCCTGCCGGGGCTTCTGCCTCAACGTGGCCCACGGCTGTATCGGCAGCCAGGGACTGGATCCTGACTGGGGGGCCTATCTGG ATGGTCTCCTGTTCCTGGCCGAGAAGATCCAGGGCCCCTTTTCCTTTGAGCTAGCAGCACAGTCCATCGGGGTGAAGATCGCGGAGGGTTTGATGCATCTGCAGGAAAACAGCGTGGGGCTGTCAGCCCAG GTGTTCCAGGAATGCGGGAGCCCCCAACCGGCGCCGGCCCGCGCCCGCCGTGCCCCAGCCCCCCGGGAGGAGGTGGGCCGGCTCTggtcggcggcggcggcggaggaggaGCGGCCCACGACGGCTGCGGGCGCCAGCCTGCCCCGGCTG GTGTGGGAGCTCCGCGAGCGGCTGGGCCGGGTGAGGGGCTTCTGGGCCGGGCTGCCCCTGACAGTGTGCGGGGACCCCCGCGTGGCTGCGGACCTCTCCCAGGAGGCGGCGCCCTGCTGGACCGGAGCTGGGCGGGGCCG AGGACGCTAG
- the LOC112065484 gene encoding glypican-2-like isoform X1, whose amino-acid sequence MRWQTIEKKPDSSKRKDGPQRSAGEGRNFTTRLSTIPSCLLCPGEHLRICPQEYTCCSSEIEQKLTWETEATFRGLVEESGSFLVHTLAARHRRFDEVFREMLSSAEHSLSLLFHRSFGRLYAQHTPLFSGLFSRLRDYYERSGEGLDDALVDFWAQLLEKMFPLLHPQYIFSPDYLFCLTRLASSADDSLKPFGDSPRRLRLQITRALVAARAFIQGLETGRDVVSETLKMPLSEGCKRAVMRLTGCPLCRGVPSLPPCRGFCLNVAHGCIGSQGLDPDWGAYLDGLLFLAEKIQGPFSFELAAQSIGVKIAEGLMHLQENSVGLSAQVFQECGSPQPAPARARRAPAPREEVGRLWSAAAAEEERPTTAAGASLPRLVWELRERLGRVRGFWAGLPLTVCGDPRVAADLSQEAAPCWTGAGRGRYLSPVVGGPQAGQIDNPELDAEASSPDLQTRRRRLQLRAATTRMKAAALGRDLELEDWEDASGSGQGQHYADDWMAGAAAVAPPARPPRPPRRDGAGGKGGGVIIRHSQDRSRTGGTSVSFHTQPLLILFLSALALLGPR is encoded by the exons ATGAGGTGGCAGACAATAGAAAAGAAACCAGACAGTTCGAAGAGAAAGGATGGCCCCCAGAGAtcagcaggagaaggaaggaatttCACGACACGACTTTCCACCATTCCTTCGTGTCTCCTCTGTCCAGGTGAGCACCTCCGGATCTGTCCCCAGGAGTACACTTGCTGTTCCAGTGAGATAGAGCAGAAGCTGACCTGGGAGACTGAGGCCACCTTCCGAGGCCTGGTGGAAGAGAGCGGCTCCTTCTTGGTTCACACACTGGCTGCCCGGCACAGAAGATTTGATG AGGTTTTTCGGGAGATGCTCTCATCAGCTGAGCACTCCCTGTCCCTGCTCTTCCACCGCTCCTTCGGCCGCCTGTATGCCCAGCACACCCCCTTGTTCAGTGGCCTGTTCTCTCGGCTACGGGACTACTATGAGAGGTCCGGTGAGGGGTTAGATGATGCCTTGGTGGATTTCTGGGCGCAGCTCCTGGAGAAAATGTTCCCCCTGCTGCACCCACAGTACATCTTCTCCCCTGACTACCTGTTCTGCCTCACGCGCCTGGCGTCTTCTGCTGATGACTCTCTGAAGCCTTTTGGGGACTCCCCCCGCCGCCTCCGCCTGCAG ataACCCGGGCCCTGGTGGCTGCCCGGGCCTTTATCCAGGGCCTGGAGACCGGAAGAGATGTGGTCAGCGAAACGCTTAAG ATGCCGCTGTCCGAAGGCTGCAAGCGGGCTGTGATGCGTCTGACAGGCTGCCCCCTTTGTCGGGGGGTCCCCTCGCTGCCACCCTGCCGGGGCTTCTGCCTCAACGTGGCCCACGGCTGTATCGGCAGCCAGGGACTGGATCCTGACTGGGGGGCCTATCTGG ATGGTCTCCTGTTCCTGGCCGAGAAGATCCAGGGCCCCTTTTCCTTTGAGCTAGCAGCACAGTCCATCGGGGTGAAGATCGCGGAGGGTTTGATGCATCTGCAGGAAAACAGCGTGGGGCTGTCAGCCCAG GTGTTCCAGGAATGCGGGAGCCCCCAACCGGCGCCGGCCCGCGCCCGCCGTGCCCCAGCCCCCCGGGAGGAGGTGGGCCGGCTCTggtcggcggcggcggcggaggaggaGCGGCCCACGACGGCTGCGGGCGCCAGCCTGCCCCGGCTG GTGTGGGAGCTCCGCGAGCGGCTGGGCCGGGTGAGGGGCTTCTGGGCCGGGCTGCCCCTGACAGTGTGCGGGGACCCCCGCGTGGCTGCGGACCTCTCCCAGGAGGCGGCGCCCTGCTGGACCGGAGCTGGGCGGGGCCG GTACTTGTCGCCCGTGGTCGGGGGTCCCCAGGCCGGGCAGATCGACAACCCAGAGCTGGATGCGGAAGCCTCGAGCCCCGACCTCCAGACGCGGAGGCGGCGGTTGCAGCTCCGGGCGGCCACGACCAGGATGAAGGCGGCCGCCCTGGGACGCGACCTGGAGCTGGAGGACTGGG AGGACGCTAGCGGCTCTGGACAGGGACAGCACTATGCGGATGACTGGATGGCTGGGGCAGCAGCTGTGGCCCCCCCGGCCCGGCCTCCTCGCCCTCCTCGAAGGGATGGTGCTGGGGGCAAAGGAGGAGGTGTCATTATCCGCCACAGCCAAGACAGGAGCAGGACTGGAGGGACGTCTGTCAGTTTTCACACCCAACCCCTCCTCATTCTCTTCCTCTCAGCCCTGGCCCTGCTTGGACCTCGATAA
- the LOC112065480 gene encoding glypican-2-like isoform X2, which yields MLSSAEHSLSLLFHRSFGRLYAQHTPLFSGLFSRLRDYYERSGEGLDDALVDFWAQLLEKMFPLLHPQYIFSPDYLFCLTRLASSADDSLKPFGDSPRRLRLQITRALVAARAFIQGLETGRDVVSETLKMPLSEGCKRAVMRLTGCPLCRGVPSLPPCRGFCLNVAHGCIGSQGLDPDWGAYLDGLLFLAEKIQGPFSFELAAQSIGVKIAEGLMHLQENSVGLSAQVFQECGSPQPAPARARRAPAPREEVGRLWSAAAAEEERPTTAAGASLPRLVWELRERLGRVRGFWAGLPLTVCGDPRVAADLSQEAAPCWTGAGRGRPGPAWTSITGEGCPGVRRVRGPSPPPPLCWVWGGVEGGCREGREGTFWVNGWGPKSRRFPLVGWVGRGCSQYLFFHLVSGEEGLGVFI from the exons ATGCTCTCATCAGCTGAGCACTCCCTGTCCCTGCTCTTCCACCGCTCCTTCGGCCGCCTGTATGCCCAGCACACCCCCTTGTTCAGTGGCCTGTTCTCTCGGCTACGGGACTACTATGAGAGGTCCGGTGAGGGGTTAGATGATGCCTTGGTGGATTTCTGGGCGCAGCTCCTGGAGAAAATGTTCCCCCTGCTGCACCCACAGTACATCTTCTCCCCTGACTACCTGTTCTGCCTCACGCGCCTGGCGTCTTCTGCTGATGACTCTCTGAAGCCTTTTGGGGACTCCCCCCGCCGCCTCCGCCTGCAG ataACCCGGGCCCTGGTGGCTGCCCGGGCCTTTATCCAGGGCCTGGAGACCGGAAGAGATGTGGTCAGCGAAACGCTTAAG ATGCCGCTGTCCGAAGGCTGCAAGCGGGCTGTGATGCGTCTGACAGGCTGCCCCCTTTGTCGGGGGGTCCCCTCGCTGCCACCCTGCCGGGGCTTCTGCCTCAACGTGGCCCACGGCTGTATCGGCAGCCAGGGACTGGATCCTGACTGGGGGGCCTATCTGG ATGGTCTCCTGTTCCTGGCCGAGAAGATCCAGGGCCCCTTTTCCTTTGAGCTAGCAGCACAGTCCATCGGGGTGAAGATCGCGGAGGGTTTGATGCATCTGCAGGAAAACAGCGTGGGGCTGTCAGCCCAG GTGTTCCAGGAATGCGGGAGCCCCCAACCGGCGCCGGCCCGCGCCCGCCGTGCCCCAGCCCCCCGGGAGGAGGTGGGCCGGCTCTggtcggcggcggcggcggaggaggaGCGGCCCACGACGGCTGCGGGCGCCAGCCTGCCCCGGCTG GTGTGGGAGCTCCGCGAGCGGCTGGGCCGGGTGAGGGGCTTCTGGGCCGGGCTGCCCCTGACAGTGTGCGGGGACCCCCGCGTGGCTGCGGACCTCTCCCAGGAGGCGGCGCCCTGCTGGACCGGAGCTGGGCGGGGCCG CCCTGGCCCTGCTTGGACCTCGATAACTGGGGAGGGGTGCCCTGGCGTCAGAAGGGTTCGTGGcccgtcccctcctccccccctctGCTGGGTCTGGGGAGGAGTCGAAGGGGGCTgcagagagggcagagaagggacTTTCTGGGTGAATGGCTGGGGCCCCAAATCCAGGAGATTTCCATTGGTGGGTTGGGTTGGGCGTGGGTGttcacagtatttattttttcatttggtatctggggaggaggggctgggggtatTTATTTAG
- the LOC112065484 gene encoding glypican-2-like isoform X2 translates to MRWQTIEKKPDSSKRKDGPQRSAGEGRNFTTRLSTIPSCLLCPGEHLRICPQEYTCCSSEIEQKLTWETEATFRGLVEESGSFLVHTLAARHRRFDEVFREMLSSAEHSLSLLFHRSFGRLYAQHTPLFSGLFSRLRDYYERSGEGLDDALVDFWAQLLEKMFPLLHPQYIFSPDYLFCLTRLASSADDSLKPFGDSPRRLRLQITRALVAARAFIQGLETGRDVVSETLKMPLSEGCKRAVMRLTGCPLCRGVPSLPPCRGFCLNVAHGCIGSQGLDPDWGAYLDGLLFLAEKIQGPFSFELAAQSIGVKIAEGLMHLQENSVGLSAQVFQECGSPQPAPARARRAPAPREEVGRLWSAAAAEEERPTTAAGASLPRLVWELRERLGRVRGFWAGLPLTVCGDPRVAADLSQEAAPCWTGAGRGRPGPAWTSITGEGCPGVRRVRGPSPPPPLCWVWGGVEGGCREGREGTFWVNGWGPKSRRFPLVGWVGRGCSQYLFFHLVSGEEGLGVFI, encoded by the exons ATGAGGTGGCAGACAATAGAAAAGAAACCAGACAGTTCGAAGAGAAAGGATGGCCCCCAGAGAtcagcaggagaaggaaggaatttCACGACACGACTTTCCACCATTCCTTCGTGTCTCCTCTGTCCAGGTGAGCACCTCCGGATCTGTCCCCAGGAGTACACTTGCTGTTCCAGTGAGATAGAGCAGAAGCTGACCTGGGAGACTGAGGCCACCTTCCGAGGCCTGGTGGAAGAGAGCGGCTCCTTCTTGGTTCACACACTGGCTGCCCGGCACAGAAGATTTGATG AGGTTTTTCGGGAGATGCTCTCATCAGCTGAGCACTCCCTGTCCCTGCTCTTCCACCGCTCCTTCGGCCGCCTGTATGCCCAGCACACCCCCTTGTTCAGTGGCCTGTTCTCTCGGCTACGGGACTACTATGAGAGGTCCGGTGAGGGGTTAGATGATGCCTTGGTGGATTTCTGGGCGCAGCTCCTGGAGAAAATGTTCCCCCTGCTGCACCCACAGTACATCTTCTCCCCTGACTACCTGTTCTGCCTCACGCGCCTGGCGTCTTCTGCTGATGACTCTCTGAAGCCTTTTGGGGACTCCCCCCGCCGCCTCCGCCTGCAG ataACCCGGGCCCTGGTGGCTGCCCGGGCCTTTATCCAGGGCCTGGAGACCGGAAGAGATGTGGTCAGCGAAACGCTTAAG ATGCCGCTGTCCGAAGGCTGCAAGCGGGCTGTGATGCGTCTGACAGGCTGCCCCCTTTGTCGGGGGGTCCCCTCGCTGCCACCCTGCCGGGGCTTCTGCCTCAACGTGGCCCACGGCTGTATCGGCAGCCAGGGACTGGATCCTGACTGGGGGGCCTATCTGG ATGGTCTCCTGTTCCTGGCCGAGAAGATCCAGGGCCCCTTTTCCTTTGAGCTAGCAGCACAGTCCATCGGGGTGAAGATCGCGGAGGGTTTGATGCATCTGCAGGAAAACAGCGTGGGGCTGTCAGCCCAG GTGTTCCAGGAATGCGGGAGCCCCCAACCGGCGCCGGCCCGCGCCCGCCGTGCCCCAGCCCCCCGGGAGGAGGTGGGCCGGCTCTggtcggcggcggcggcggaggaggaGCGGCCCACGACGGCTGCGGGCGCCAGCCTGCCCCGGCTG GTGTGGGAGCTCCGCGAGCGGCTGGGCCGGGTGAGGGGCTTCTGGGCCGGGCTGCCCCTGACAGTGTGCGGGGACCCCCGCGTGGCTGCGGACCTCTCCCAGGAGGCGGCGCCCTGCTGGACCGGAGCTGGGCGGGGCCG CCCTGGCCCTGCTTGGACCTCGATAACTGGGGAGGGGTGCCCTGGCGTCAGAAGGGTTCGTGGcccgtcccctcctccccccctctGCTGGGTCTGGGGAGGAGTCGAAGGGGGCTgcagagagggcagagaagggacTTTCTGGGTGAATGGCTGGGGCCCCAAATCCAGGAGATTTCCATTGGTGGGTTGGGTTGGGCGTGGGTGttcacagtatttattttttcatttggtatctggggaggaggggctgggggtatTTATTTAG